The DNA window CAAAGGAGCTGGACAGAAGGAGTATCCTGAACTAGTTAACAATAATATATCTATCTTCTCTCTGTCTCAATGTATTGTGATGTTtacaatttataatattttcatCTGGACATAGTTTATTCAAGTTCATTTGGTTTTGATTTCGTGCTTGTACTCTTCCCAATACTTCTTCATTATGGTTTTCCTCAACCATAGATAGTGGACTTGAAATTTGGCGTATTGAGAATTTTAATCCAGTTCCCATCCCTGAGTCTTCTCATGGGAAGTTTTACACTGGTGACTCATATGTGATCTTAAAGGTAACCAATATTTTCCAACTGGTTTCTCTTTCATGGAATGCTGACCTCATATTGACATTTATTGTTGTTATGTTATGTCACACGAGATCGATTTTGATATTggctccttttttttttctttgtgaacATTGGTTATGGAACTTAAATGCTTTTAGGGTGATTTAGCACATGAGGCTCCCACTATTATGAAGTATAGGGAGAGAATTAGATGTAAGAAATCCTATTAAATAATGTTTctattttatgttaattttgcCTCTTTGGCTTTCTTGCATAAAGAGTGCACCTTAGAAGTGGAGAGGAACTCTAAATCGCTTCTATTAAGTTGATATTTTAGTGTTTCACTATCAAATTAAAACCTCTAACTTTTAGCATGAGAGTAAAGCTGTGCAACCAAAACAAGGGGGACATTATCAAGCCTGAGAATTTAATTAGATTCAAATATGACAAAGTGATACAGAACAGTTCTTGCTGTTATATGCATTTTCTAGGTACAAACATAAAAGATGTTGATGTGCCaaagttttcttttttctgatACACTCCATGCAGACAACTGCTTCAAAAAGCGGTGCTCTACGCCATGATATCCATTTCTGGCTTGGAAAAGACACCAGTCAGGTAAGTTTTATTGTTTATATATTGCCATTCCCCTCCACCTGTTTTTGATTCAACTAGCTCTTTATAACATGTTGCTAATCATGATGACTTGATGACAATAACATAGGATGAAGCTGGTACTGCAGCTATAAAAACAGTGGAGTTGGATGCAACTCTAGGAGGACGTGCTGTTCAGTATCGTGAGGTGCAAGGTCACGAAACTGAAAAGTTCCTGTCTTATTTCAAACCATGCATTATACCACAAGAAGGTGGAATTGCCTCTGGTTTCAACCATGCTGAGGCTGAAGAATATAAGACACGGTTGTTTGAGGTCAAAGGAAAACATGTTGTACACGTTAGAGAGGCAAGTTTGACAATAACTTGTTTAGCTTTGAGTCTTATTATTGTCCAGATCGTATATCACACCACATATTCATAGAGACCTTACTACTACTTGTGATTTAGCTATATGTGTTGGTTACAGGTTCCTTTTGCTCGATCTTCTCTCAACCATGATGATGTTTTTATTCTGGATACTGAGTCCAAAATATTCCAATTTAATGGTTCCACTTCATCTATTCAAGAAAGGGCTAAAGCATTGGAAGTTGTGCAGTATATTAAGGATACTTACCATGATGGCAAATGTGACATAGCTGCTATTGGCAAGTATAgagatatattttaaatttttcaaagtgATTGCTTAGTATCATGAATTGAATGTATGTACTTGAACTTCCATGCAGAGGATGGAAAGTTGATGGCTGATGCTGAAAGTGGAGAATTCTGGGCTTTATTTGGAGGCTTTGCTCCTCTTCCACGAAAAGGCGCTAGTGATGATGCTAAACATGGTTCTCATCCTCTAAAGCTGCTTCGGTAATATTTTGCTTCAGTGAGCAGATTATATTGGTGAAAATCAATGattatatttaaatagattCTATAATGCTCTAGTTAATTAATGAAAGTAGCACTTTTACAGTGTTGAAAAAGGGAAGGCAGAACCAATTGAAGCTGATTCTTTGACAAGGGAGTTActtgaaacaaaaaaatgctATATTCTAGATTGTGGGTTGGAAGTGTTTATATGGATGGGAAGAAACACTTCTCTTGATGCAAGAAAAAGCGCAGGTGTATCTGCAGAAGTAAGACCTCATTTGATTATATCTTTCTTAATACTGTTCAACATTTTACTGAGTTATGACTCTTAAATTGCTGCTAACTTAAAACAGGAGTTACTCAATAGCACCGACCGACCAAAATCCCAGATAATTCGTATAATTGAAGGATTTGAAACAGTGATGTTCAAGTCCAAGTTTGATTCTTGGCCTGAGACAACTAATGTGCAAAATTCCGAAGATGGACGCGGCAAGGTGGCAGGTTAGTTTGAAATAAACTTTGTTGCTTTTGTAGCCTGTATAGATTTCTCCTCCTTTATATTTGTTTCTCAGCATAATTGGTCATACTGTCATTATATTCttataaatttatgtattattttgtttctttataGCACTTCTAAAACGTCAAGGAGTGGATGTAAAGGGTCTATTGAAAGCTGAGCCAGTAAAAGAAGAACCTAAACCGCACATTGATTGCACAGGACATTTGCAGGTATCTTAATCCATCAACACTGAtgtcttttgattttttgaaatgcAAGAATCATTTACACTAAGTCATCTGCATGCTTAAAGCTCCACTGGTTTCTCCTTCTAAAGATGACTTCATGCATACATGACATGCAAGCTGTATTCTATTATATGCTTCAATATGTGAAACATTGATTTGTTTAGATTTAACTTGGAATTCTGAAGAATTAATTTTGGCTATTGTATTGTAACCCCATGTAAGGCTTGACAAAAGCTCTTTCCCATGGTTTCTTTTTGCTTTATTGATCCCAAGAATTTTCCTTAGTTCCACTTTGTTACTATTTAAGTTTTCACCAAAAAGCATGCCTTACTTAGATCATAATTTTTGAGACTTGAAACAGCAAAGAGAAAGTAGTCAATCTCCATTGTGGAATTTATGAATTTACAAGCAGTTGTGGCTAGATATGTTAGGCAAATATTTTGTATTGCTTCATAAGGTTTTGATAAATAGCATCCCTTAACAATTTTAGAAATATGCTCTGTATTTCTCCCTTTTTGGCTCGAATGATTAGCTTGACTGTGCTTCATTTCAACATTTCTCTTTTGCTTCTGTTGTTAACAAGGGGTTTACTATAACTGCACAGGTTTGGCGCGTAAACGGTCAGGAAAAAATTTCCCTACCAGACTCTGAACTTTCAAAGTTTTATAGTGGAGATTGCTATATATTTCAGTATACATATAACGGAGATGATAGGGAAGAGTGTCTCATAGGAGCATGGATGGGAAATAATAGTGTTGAGGTGAAAGATTTGAAATattttcctctggttcttcttgcATGTCTGTTTATGATgatttattacaaaataaaacaacttAAAATCTGCTTGCAAAACATGATGTCTCCAAACAATCACAACATTGGTATTTTCTTTGGTACTGGAAACAGAAATTGTTTCGGAATAGTACTATATTAACCTGCATACCTTACAtggtaatttatttatttatttatttttgaaagtaGGGAGATAGAACTACAGCTCTTTCAATGGGCTGCAAAATGGTTGAGTCAATGAAGTTTATCCCTTCCATGGTAATTTTTAATTTCGATTTGCTGAAAGATTATGTCCACTCATCGCTCATGTCCTTATTGACATTATCCATGTCCAATTGATTGAAGGCACGTATCTATGAGGGCAGTGAACCAATTCAATTTCATGCTATCATGCAAACTTTCATCGTTTTTAAGGTGTGGGATTCTCATCTTTTGGAACTAAGAAACAAACCACTCTTTTTGACGAATATAACTGTTCTCCTTTAATACCGTTTATCAGGGTGGACTTAGTGATGGATACAAGAATCACATTGCAGAAAAGGGAATTCCAGATGAGACATACAAAGAGGCTGGTGTTGCATTATTCCGCATCCAGGGCTCTGATCCGGAAAATATGCAAGCTATACAAGTTGAACCAGTATGTCATTTGCCTCTTTACAGTGCCTATCTCTATAGACCCATTTTGTATGAGTAATGCACACTAATGAATATTCTTTTGCCAACCAGGTTGCTTCCTCCTTGAATTCCTCCCATTGCTACATACTTCATAGTGAAACCGCCCTCTTTAGTTGGTCTGGAAGTTTAACAACATCAGAAGACCATGAACTTGTTGAGAGAATGCTGGATTTCATAAAGGTCTGATATGTTCCAAGAAATACTTGATCTGAAATATCTGTTTTATCCAACTTCAAAGGATAACCATTTTTCCACCTACATACTTATCTTAGACTCTGAATGAATTGATTAGAAGAGATTTAAGTGTAAATGGGCTGAGTTTAGACATGATTCATGACAAGGCATAATGGTGTCATATTTTCCATTGGGATATATAGGATTGATCTCACATTTTTCCAAGCCACTGAGCTGAAAAATATACCAATATATAAAGTAAGTTTCTTTTTCCTGAATGCATATATTTGCCAATTGTCTGCAGCCAGAGTTACAACCCAAATCACATAAGGAAGGTATAGAATCTGAACAGTTTTGGGAATTATTGGGAGGAAAAACAGAATATCCAAGTCAAAAGATTGTGAGGGGCAAGGAGCATGACCCTCACCTATTTTCTTGTCACTTCTCAAAAGGTAAGGactattttcttgtttgatagaAAAGATTTATGTTCGCCCCCAGATCCCTCTCTTCTTGAAGGCAAATGGATGACTTGTTTATAATGATTTCTTGGGCTGCCTGATTGACCAACATCCAGGAGGAGACTTAAAGGTACCTACACTGACTTTTCTGTATTGATATAAGTAATCATTATTCAAGATGGAAAATCAAGCTGGTACTCAAACTGGTAAAATAGGAAACAAAATAAATccttgataattaaaaaaatcggCTTAATCAGCAGTGAATAGTTACAGAACAGGGATGACATACTGTTGAACGAGTGTTAAGATGAAAGATGCATTCTTGAGTTTTCATCAAGTTATTGCAATGGCAGTTCATATGCTTGTTCACTTGATTATATGTCCTGTGATATATTTTAGCTAGACACTGGTGTTAATTAAACTCATATAATTACCAAACTTTATTTCATATTGGCTAAGTAGAAACAAATTATAGCTAACCTGGTCAATATAAAATATCTATATTTGAAGTTTGGATATGATACCCCTTCTTGAGTTTTGACCATCTATTCTTCCTTTTAAGAGTAACTCTCAATATAAAATGCTGGCAAAAAGTTTGATCAATTTGTACCTGCTACAATGCATTAATCTGAAGGGATGTTTGCAGGTGAAAGAGATATACAATTTTTCCCAGGATGATCTGATGACAGAAGATATATTCATCTTGGATTGTCACTCTGAAATCTTTGTCTGGGTTGGCCAGGGAGTTGACCCCAAGAGCAGAATGCAGTCTCTAACCATTGGTGAGGTATAACTGATTTCACTTTCGTTGGAAGTTTTAAATGTGCTAGTATAACTTAATGAATAATATTCTGAAGAGTTATCAATATAACTTCACAAGACGGTTGGTTTTTCTGTCCTTTTAAGACCAGTATAACATTAGACTACCATAAGATTTTGACTTGCATTGTCTTTTACATCTTTTAGTACTTTCTGACATGGGGTGTGCAATTCTTAACTTACTGTTTTGGATTGAACAGAAATTTATTGAGCATGATTTTCTTCTAGAAAAATTATCTCGGACCACTCCAATGTTTATTGTTATGGAAGGTAGCGAGCCACCGTTCTTCACTTGTTTCTTCAAATGGGAGGCTGCAAAAGCTGCAGTAAGTTTCTCAGTATAATAGCTTAAATTATAtgattttatatcattttgaactttttgtttgttgatCATCCACCCCTCCCCCCCAACCCCACTTTTTCTTGGCAGATGCTTGGAAATTCATTTCAAAGGAAGCTTACAATCTTGAGAAATGGGGGTACTCCACCAGTGGTTGTAAGGCATCTTTTCTTTGCTTCCCTGACAGTTCTTGAACTATCGTTCTCTGAAGTtacttttcattttcattttcctcACATAATTCTAGTGTACTTCATCTACTAATCTGCTCTACATTATTGCATAGTAGTGAAAGCATTGACCTTCATAttcatattttgttttcattttcatttatcCTTTTGGTTGTTGAATATTTAACACATTAACAGAAACCAAAACGAAGACCATCTTTACAATATGGTGATAAGTGCCAGCGTTCCTCGCGCAGCATGTCTGTTAGTCCTACTCCTGAACGTGTTCGTGTCAGGGGCCGGTCGCCAGCATTTAACGCCATAGCATCCACTTTTGAGAAGCCTAAAGATAGGAACCTTTCAACCCCACCTCCAATTGTGAGAAAAGTGTATCCAAAATCAGGGACAGCAAACTTGAATActctttctcttggtcttgGATCTAAGTCTTCAGCCATAGCTCGGCTTACTTCTAGTTTTGAAATGCCTTCAGCTCGGGGAAAGTTGATACCTCAGTCGCTTAGAGGTATGAAATAATAAACTTGATGAGTTTCCTCCTCCATAGATATTTGATTTCAGCAATAGAttttgctttaatgcaacataCCTCATCTGTTTTTTGTGTTGTTATGGTGTAAAGTGACTTCAAATACACTCAAATCAAACCCAGAAAGAAGTGATAGTGAGGATTCTATGAGCAGCAGATTAGAATCTCTTACAGAGGAAGATGCAAAAGAAGGTGAAGCTGACGATGATGAAGGACTCCCAGTTTATCCGTATGATAGCGTTAACACAGCTTCTACCAATCCAGTACCAGACATTGATGTGACTAAACGAGAGGTATAAGCTTTTTCTTAAGGTGATTCAAAGATGATAGCTAAGATGTTACACATATTATATTAAGCAGTTTAGTCAAATATATTAAACCATCTAACAGTTCTCAGCTATCATCTTCATATAAAATCACCTTCATGTTAGTCATCTTTTCTTAATACCTTCAAAACTGTATTTATAAGATTTATTCATTTTGGTTCTTACTTGTTTGAGCTACATGCATGCAGGCTTATCTGTCAGCTACAGAGTTCAAAGAAAAACTTGGCATGACGAAGACTGAATTTTACAAGTTGCCGAAATggaaacaaaacaaactcaAAGTGACCGTTCAATTGTTCTGAGGTTTACATTATACTTTGCCTCGTGTTGATTCAATGCAGTTCAAGTTGCAGGTAGAAGGAAACTTTGCCTGTCACTGTCTACATATTTTTTAACTGCCACATTGTGGtctttgctctttttctttatacACCTCAGATATGCTATCTATTCTGTAGTGATAAACTGGCATGGATTGAAAGGGACAGCATCAGTGTTTTTTAACATAGCTGCTTCTGCTCCTCCCAAGATGGATTTCATGATGTAGAGAGAAACTGGAGATTTTCCACCATTCTCCACCTTTATTTGTAGTGGTTTGATGATGTGCAGagtttttttctttgttgagAGCTGCTTGAGGTTGCCTTTATTGAGTTTTCTCTTAATCATTCTTTCATTCATTATTAATTTTGGTGAAGCAATTTTGAGCTTGCAATATGATAATATCTTAGGTTGTATTGATAATTGAGGATAAAATTTGTACAGCAGAGTGTATAAACCACTcaagttatttattttgcaAATAAAAGTAtcatctttttctcttcttattcttgTTTATGGCAACTCTTTCTTGCTTTTGTTAAACTTCAACTCTACAAATTGTACAAATTAAGTTTACAAGAAAAGTATcgctttttaatttgaatatggaAGGAAAGGAGGTGTTGGACTCGCGTATGGGGAGGAGAGGTGCTTCACCTCGTTGTGGGATCAAAGGAATCAGAACTCGGACCCTGCGAGTTGTGTTTTTGAAAACAGACGGTCCGAGTTACGTTTTGCTCAACAAAATTAGCCAGAACAAGCAAAACGGAGGGTCCGAGTTGCGTGTTTCAGATTTCAAATTCCATCAGCTGCAAATCGGACCATGCTATTTGTGAAGCAAAATTTCATTTCCAAAGAACTCGCATGGTCCGAGTTGTTCTACCTTTGGCTCAGAAAAATCTGTCCCACAGTTTTGTCTTGTACGCCATAACTCCACATCTGGGAATAGCACACCCAAGCCTTTCATATCCATAAAATTGAGCCGAAAAGTATCTTTATAAAGTTGAcgagaaatttaaaaattgtacaatattcatcttttaattacaataattttaaaaaataaaacaaatacatttaaataggtttagtatctttttaaaatcgagtacatatttaaaatacaaactaaataaaactaaaatttaaaatttaaaatttaaaatttaaaaattaaaaattctgttttagttttattattttttaattattaacatattatcattatcatttaaatacacttctaaaaatataaatttagtaaaattaaaaattttaattcgtTAGTGTGATTATTCGTCTACACTATGAAGTTGGTAGAAAGTTAAAAAATGTCATGGCCCGAACCAAGCCATGACTGGCGCTCAAGGGACAAGTCCCTCAGCAAGCCAAAAgaccaaattttcaaaaaaaggaACAGAATCTCCTCTGTTTCTAGGACCTTACCAACATAAATATTAACTTCCTGTATTTCAAGATTTAAAATAACATAACCCACACGAGGATCCTGCCTGTGACATATGGAGCATTGACATAATCTAAATTTTGAGCAAATGTTCCATTACATAATTACTTAGCCCTTGGAAAGAAGAAGGGCTCACCAAAATGACTAAGATCTACTGAGGGGCAGGTGGAATGGAACCTGTAATGACTCCTATTTCtgaaaaacatgaaataaaatagGGTGAGTTTTGCAACTCAGTGAGCAAACATTACATCTATAACCCACACGAGACAATACAAAGTTTaccttaaaaattatatttctttctAAAGATGAAGaattcatattaattaattatacaaataattagataaataattaagtgAATGAACTGAAATGGGATTTCTCATTCCAGAagtaaaatcaaatcaaatattacacACCTAGGGTGGCTCCACCTCTAAAGGTAGCCCTTTCCTCTAGTGTGCCCGTACGGTATAACACATCCAACGTGTGGCCTACACGTTAGGCTAACAACGCCCCTGCTAGCTGAGGTCTGAGCCAGATGCATCTAGGTTAACATCATAACCGCCGttaactacggttttctagTCAGAGTCTCCCAAGccaatccaaaccaaatcacTTATAAAAATCCCTAGTGCTTATAACATACTATTAAATTCCATAGcaaatcaatatatataaaattgcatactaaaatttaattaaaatttaaataagtcaaataagaaaacatttatactttacaaaatatataaatatcgtctcgtgtgtatttttataaaattgtaagtttcacaaatcaatatttattttcaaaaatttgaaaatcacaataataaaatattttcaaactccAAAATTAATGATTCAACAtaaatattgataataatatatttgaaaacaattatagatataatatctactcacaacttgatttcaaagaacCGGAAGCAACTCTGAGCGCGCCAACGAGCTACCAAATGATGTCCAATAACTTTACAACTCTAAAAATATGACAATAATGATGTTTGTGAGCTACTAACATTGTCAATTAACATAATCTTACTCATCTTGACCAAAAGCCCCAAATTTTCTAATCCTACTAATCCTAATTTAGATTTATACATACCCATAAATATAGAGATGACAAAAATTGGGGATATGACTAATTATTGAGTCAAAGAGTTACCTTGAAGCCTCAATAATACTTGGAACTCAAAGTTGAATGCTTCTTTCACTCATTAAGTTGATATTCCATGGTTTGGGATTTtgagaaaatgaaattttgaataaataaagatagagtagaaaaagaaagaaaggtaagatgatgaagatgagtTTGATAATAGTGTGTAGTTGCAAGAAGAGACGAGAAGATGAAAGAGTTGAATGAGAAgggaagaggaagagagggtttcaagttgttgggaagaaatagaaagaaaatgaaagaaggaAGGA is part of the Arachis duranensis cultivar V14167 chromosome 1, aradu.V14167.gnm2.J7QH, whole genome shotgun sequence genome and encodes:
- the LOC107460311 gene encoding villin-4 — protein: MAVSMKDLDPAFKGAGQKDGLEIWRIENFNPVPIPESSHGKFYTGDSYVILKTTASKSGALRHDIHFWLGKDTSQDEAGTAAIKTVELDATLGGRAVQYREVQGHETEKFLSYFKPCIIPQEGGIASGFNHAEAEEYKTRLFEVKGKHVVHVREVPFARSSLNHDDVFILDTESKIFQFNGSTSSIQERAKALEVVQYIKDTYHDGKCDIAAIEDGKLMADAESGEFWALFGGFAPLPRKGASDDAKHGSHPLKLLRVEKGKAEPIEADSLTRELLETKKCYILDCGLEVFIWMGRNTSLDARKSAGVSAEELLNSTDRPKSQIIRIIEGFETVMFKSKFDSWPETTNVQNSEDGRGKVAALLKRQGVDVKGLLKAEPVKEEPKPHIDCTGHLQVWRVNGQEKISLPDSELSKFYSGDCYIFQYTYNGDDREECLIGAWMGNNSVEGDRTTALSMGCKMVESMKFIPSMARIYEGSEPIQFHAIMQTFIVFKGGLSDGYKNHIAEKGIPDETYKEAGVALFRIQGSDPENMQAIQVEPVASSLNSSHCYILHSETALFSWSGSLTTSEDHELVERMLDFIKPELQPKSHKEGIESEQFWELLGGKTEYPSQKIVRGKEHDPHLFSCHFSKGGDLKVKEIYNFSQDDLMTEDIFILDCHSEIFVWVGQGVDPKSRMQSLTIGEKFIEHDFLLEKLSRTTPMFIVMEGSEPPFFTCFFKWEAAKAAMLGNSFQRKLTILRNGGTPPVVKPKRRPSLQYGDKCQRSSRSMSVSPTPERVRVRGRSPAFNAIASTFEKPKDRNLSTPPPIVRKVYPKSGTANLNTLSLGLGSKSSAIARLTSSFEMPSARGKLIPQSLRVTSNTLKSNPERSDSEDSMSSRLESLTEEDAKEGEADDDEGLPVYPYDSVNTASTNPVPDIDVTKREAYLSATEFKEKLGMTKTEFYKLPKWKQNKLKVTVQLF